In Odocoileus virginianus isolate 20LAN1187 ecotype Illinois chromosome 12, Ovbor_1.2, whole genome shotgun sequence, the DNA window TTgagccaaagaaagaagaaattaaaaagatgatagCCGAAACTGACAAAGAAGGAATTGGCACCATtagttttgaagaattttttgcCATAATGAGTGTAAAAATGGTATGGTAGTGATTTTGCTTTTCAGTGAAATACAAGCAATAGCCTTCTATGATTTTTGGCTGGAACAATCAGAGGAAAATATACCCATCTTTAAAGATGGGTAGGATTTAGACAGGAATAACAAGATTAAAGATGTTTTCAGGGTAGTAATGAAGACTGTCCAGTGTGAGAAGAGGAAATAATAAGGATATATGGCTGGATAGAGAGAATGGGGCCAGCATTTTGAAGCCTTGAAATCAGCAATTTATTGCTTCTTTCTCAGGCATAATCCTAGAGCACTGAATGAGACGACATCCCTGTTGTCTTGGAGCTTACATTTTTGATAAGGGATCTCAGTTACCTGAGGTCAATAAGAGATAAATTCTCTTTGTCACTCTGTGGCTCTCCCACTTAAATAAACCCTGAGTTTCAGTACCTTGAGGGCAGATATGAATGCACTGGAATAATTGCCAAAAGTCAGAAGAGCAGTAAATAAAGCTCAGTCTACCTGATATATTTCTAGTCTAGACCTCAAAGACCTATACATCTAGACTgatcaaataagtaaatgaaagacTAATGACATttagttgtttctgtttttaaagagtgaaaaggatgaaaaagaagaaatactgaaggctttcaaattatttgatgatgatgatacagGAAGTATATCACTGAATAATATCAAGAGGGTTGCTAAGGAGCTAGGGGAAAATTTAACAGATGATGAACTTCAGGTAAATTTCACTTATTTGtctaattataatttataattataacatacaatttatataatttttagttaTATTACTTtggttatattaataaatttgaaatttggtTTTGAGTGTGTATTTGAATGTTCATTTACATCATCCCTTTTTAGTAGATTTCACATATcctatttacatttcattttatagGAAATGCTTGATGAGGCTGATTATGATGGGGATGGAGAAATAAACAaggaagaatttttgaaaatgatgCAAAAGACCACTCTTTATTAATACTGTCTTTTGTGCCTTCTGGAAAGTTGTTAACAAGTTTGTATTTGTTGTAAGTTCCATAATagcaaatgtattcattttcagTGTTTAAGTTTATATACATAAACTGGTCTTTTGATGTCTAATCCATGTGAGAAGTTACATGTTGCTACCAATATGTTCTTAAATCTATAacatcaagaaataaaatgtagtgATTTCCTTAAACTATGAATTTGAAGAACAGTATTAATTACAAGTGCTATTTTTAGAGCCCCAGGTTCTAaaacttagatttttttatttaacttatggaaATTGGCCCCACATCATAAGCCAGCCATTACTTTccctattattttccttttgtgcaACTCTAAAGATGAACATTTGCTTTTTAACTGATTATTCAGACATGTAAAGTCTTAAATAAAACTGTCTGGCAGCGTCAtttgctaattttctttttataaagaaatttaaagcagCTCTTAATGTCATCCATTTTTTCCTACACATTTCTTTAATAGCTGTGTCAGCATTTCTTTAATAGCTGTGTCCCTAGGACAGGTGCTGGAGATTTTACTTATGTTGTCTCAGTTACTGTGCAGAAGCAGTACTAAACACACAGAATTAACTCCATTCTACTacatatgagaaaactaaaggtcagagaacttaaattttaaaattgctaaAGATCTCACTTACTTTTATCCCAGAACAAATTAAAACTTACCTGGTTTTccacattttccttcctttcctgggAGCAAGATCAAATCCAACAGTAGAGAGACAATTTAAAAACCTACCATAAGGGTGGTTGACATTAGAATAATGCTTACTAAGAGAAAAATCATCTCAATCACTAATCAACATCAAAGATTTTTGGATTGTCTGCTAGTAGAAAGGGTTATGAAGGATCCAATGAATTAGATGTTGATCTTACCATGTCTAAGTTGGCTGGTCGTTCCTGTGGTAGGCATCTTCTGAAGTGGTTCTCAATGATCCTAGTTTCCTGGTACCCCTGCCCTTCTGTAATCCCTTTGTTCAGTGTGGAGTAGATCTAGTGAATGGCTACGAATGaatagaatatggcagaaatcaTGGGCTGTCTCTTCCAATATGAGGTCTTAAAAGCCTGTGACTTCCCTTTACTGgtactctcttgcctttttttttttttttttttttttgcttgctctGGTGAAACAAGCAGCTGTGTTTTGATCTGCCCTATGAAAAGGACCACATGGCAAGGAGCTAAGCTTGGGAGGAACCTAGGCTTTCAGTCTGTTAACTAAAAACTGAATCCTGCCAGCAGCCATTTGAGAGTGCTTGAAA includes these proteins:
- the LOC110130307 gene encoding centrin-4 isoform X1, which translates into the protein MRHTGTDESKYALNTAVRIYQASRPSSDQWKKSAAKIELNETQKQEIKEAFDLFDVDGSGTIDVKELKIAMQALGFEPKKEEIKKMIAETDKEGIGTISFEEFFAIMSVKMSEKDEKEEILKAFKLFDDDDTGSISLNNIKRVAKELGENLTDDELQEMLDEADYDGDGEINKEEFLKMMQKTTLY
- the LOC110130307 gene encoding centrin-4 isoform X2 codes for the protein MASRPSSDQWKKSAAKIELNETQKQEIKEAFDLFDVDGSGTIDVKELKIAMQALGFEPKKEEIKKMIAETDKEGIGTISFEEFFAIMSVKMSEKDEKEEILKAFKLFDDDDTGSISLNNIKRVAKELGENLTDDELQEMLDEADYDGDGEINKEEFLKMMQKTTLY